The nucleotide sequence TTTTATAGTTGGATTGAGTTTCAAAGTTGTATGCTCTTTCCCTCGCATCGTCAAAGACCTATCGCAGGATAGAGGCGTAAAACGTCAGGAGATTAATTGTGGATAATAAGAATTTAAAAGAATGTTCAAAGGTAGTTGCAACGGAAAGTGATGAAGGGTTGCGGCTTGATAAATTTTTGATTGTGTTACTTCCCGAAACAGGTTTGCGCCAGCGCAGAAGAATTGTTGAAAATGGTCTGGTTACTGTAAATGGACGGAGCGCAAAACCCAGTCTTAAAATGTTTACGGGCGCAGAAGTCGTACTGTTTGAAAGAACCGACGCGACCAGCACCGAAGATATTCTGCCGCATCTTTCTATCATCACGGAGACTGACGACTATGCCGCAGTCTTTAAACCTGCTGGAATGCACTCAGCTTCGATTGCAGGAAGTATGGAAAGCTCCGCGCAGGATTGTCTTGATGAACTTTTCATGGAGAAAACACCGATTCTGGTCAACAGACTGGATCATTCAACCTCTGGAATCTTGCTGGTAGCATTCGGGCATGAACAGGCCCGGTTGTT is from Maridesulfovibrio ferrireducens and encodes:
- a CDS encoding RluA family pseudouridine synthase, with amino-acid sequence MDNKNLKECSKVVATESDEGLRLDKFLIVLLPETGLRQRRRIVENGLVTVNGRSAKPSLKMFTGAEVVLFERTDATSTEDILPHLSIITETDDYAAVFKPAGMHSASIAGSMESSAQDCLDELFMEKTPILVNRLDHSTSGILLVAFGHEQARLFKEYEEEGKVEKEYFARVVGNPDSEFVVKKELDTDSRTVTKVLSEDAERLRWSYADRVADLGNGITLVKVRIAKGARHQIRAHLAYAGFPIVGDTVYGTASADGKMYLHNHLISFKGFKAECEPDWD